AGGCCCATTTCGGCAAAGTTGTGTTCCGCCTCGTGCAGCATGTGGCTGGCGTGCAGCAGCGCCTTCGACGGGATGCACCCGATGTTGAGGCAGGTGCCGCCCAGTGTTTCGCGCCCCTCGACGCAGGCGGTTTTCAGGCCCAGTTGCGCGCAGCGGATGGCGCAGACGTAGCCGCCGGGGCCGGAACCGATGATGATGACGTCATATGCGGACATAGGGTCCTCCTTGGACAGTATTTCGGTGGTGCGGGCGGCAAATGCGGATCGCGGGCCGCCCCCTACCGTTTGGTCAGAAAAGTGCTGCGAGCAGCATAATGAGCGTAGCGAAGAATCCCACCATCCAGATCAGCGAGCGCCAGGGGCGCAGGCCGAAGGCATAGGCAGGCACATAAAGGACCCGCGCGACCAGATACGCCCAGGCGCAAGCGGCGGTCAGTGCGGTATTCTGTCCCGACATCTGCACCACACCGACGGCGATGGCGAAAAGGATCAGCCCCTCGAAATGGTTGTCGAAGGCCCGGCCCAGCCGCGCGGTTTTGTCCGAGAGGCTGCGGGACGGATCGCGGTCGCGCGCCGACATGGTATAGCCCGGGCCAAGCTCGCGATTTGCCGGCACAGCATAAAGCGCGAACTGCACGCATTGCAGCAGCGCCGCGAGCGTAAGTGCGGTCAGTTCAGCGGTCATCAGGCGGTCTCGATGAAGTAGTAGCTTTCGTCGCTGACGGTGCCGCCGTCGTCGCCCTTCAGCGCGTCCGAGCGTTTGATCCACGCCTGCGCGCGGTCGCGGTCGTTGACCGACAGCAGAACGAAAGCGTGGCTGGTGCTGTCGGCGTCACGCCAGATTTGCAGCACGCCCAGTCCGGCGTCCCGTCGCGCCTCGTGATCCGCGTCGAACGCCGTTTTCCATTTGGTGAAATCGCTCACCTCGAAGTGGCAGATCATTTGCATGGGTCGGACCTTCCGTTACAGGGCAAGCAGATAGAGCGACACGGTGGCGGCAAAACCGGCAGCCCAGGCGAGGGTGCGCACGCCGGTGATCGCGAAGGCGTAAGCGGGCAGATAGATCAGGCGCGCGATGAAGAACACCGTGGCGGCCAGCGTGGACGCGGGGGTGGATTGGTCGGTGACAAGGATCAGCAGCACAGCAGGTGCGAACAGCGCCATTGCGGTGATGGCATTGTTCAGCGCACGGTTCAGCCGCGCGGCAACGCCCTTGACGGGGCGCTGTTCATCGCGCGCGCCCATCAGGTACGCGATGCCCAGCTGACCGAGCGATCCGGTTGCCTGCCAGACGACAGTAAGTGCGGTAAGAAGGCCGTAGGCGACGAGAGCTTCGAGTTCGGTCATGGTACAGGAGCCTTTCGGGGTGAAGAGGCAGGCCAAAGGCCCGCCCCTGACAGGTTACAGATCCATCAACAGACGCCGTGGATCTTCCAGCGCTTCCTTGACCCGGACCAAGAAGGTCACGGCGCCTTTGCCGTCCACGATACGGTGATCGTAGCTGAGTGCTAGGTACATCATCGGACGGATCACGACCTCTCCGTTGATCGCCATCGGGCGGTCCTGAATCTTGTGCATGCCCAGAATACCGGACTGCGGCGGGTTCAGGATCGGCGAGGACATGAGCGAGCCGTAGACACCGCCGTTGGAGATGGTGAAGGTGCCGCCCTGCATTTCGGCCATGCTGAGCTTGCCGTCGCGGGCGCGCGCGCCCTTGTCGGCGATCGCTTTTTCGATCTCGGCAAAGGACATGGAATCCGCGTCGCGGATCACCGGCACAACAAGCCCCTGCGGGGTGCCCGCAGCGATGCCCATGTGGACGAAGTTCTTGTAAACCACATCGGTGCCGTCGATCTCGGCGTTGACCTCGGGAACCTCGCGCAGCGCGTGGCAGCAGGCCTTGGTGAAGAAGGACATGAAGCCCAGCTTCACGCCGTGCTTCTTCAGGAACAGGTCCTTGTACTCGTTGCGCAGCGCCATGACCTCGGTCATGTCGACCTCGTTGTAGGTGGTCAGCATCGCGGCGGTGTTCTGGCTGTCCTTCAGGCGCTTGGCGATGGTCTGGCGCAGGCGGGTCATCTTTACCCGTTCCTCGCGGCTTTCATCATCGGCCGAAACCGGCGCGCGGGGCGCTTGGGCAGGTGCCGCTGCGGGGGCGGATTTGCCGGCTTCCAGTGCCTTGGCCACGTCCTCTTTCATGATGCGGCCGTCGCGGCCCGTGCCGGTGACGTCATCGCGGCTCAGTCCCGCTTCGGCCATCGCTTTCTTGGCCGAGGGAGCATCCTCGATATCCTTGCCGCTGCTTTCCGACTTCTTGGCGGCCGGGGCGGGGGCTTCTTCGTGGGCGGGGGCCGATGCCTTGGCACCGTCGCCCGAGCTGATCACGGCGAGCTTTGCCGATGCCTCGACGGTGCTGCCTTCCTCGGCGAGGATTTCGGTCAGCGTCCCCGCGGCTGGGGCGGGTACCTCGACCGAAACCTTGTCGGTTTCAAGCTCGCAGAGCATTTCGTCCTGCGCAACGGTGTCGCCGACTTTCTTGAACCATGTGCTCACGGTCGCCTCGGAGACGCTTTCGCCGAGGGTCGGAACCATGACATCGACGTCGCTGCCGCCGGATCCACCTTCATCGGCGTGCGCCGTATCTTCGCCCTCGACGGCGTCGCGGGGGGCTTGGCCCTTGGCGTCGTCCTCACGGGCGGCTTCCTTGGCTTTCGGGGCCGCGTCGCTGCCGCTGTCGCCTTCGGCAACGGTGGCAAGCAGCGCATCGACGCCGACGGTTTCGCCTTCCTGCGCGATGATGTCTTCAAGCTTGCCTGCAACCGGCGACGGAACTTCGACGGTGACCTTGTCGGTTTCCAGTTCGCACAGCATTTCGTCGACGGCGACGGTATCGCCGGGCTTCTTGAACCATGTGGCAACGGTGGCTTCGGTTACGGATTCGCCCAGTGTGGGCACGCGGACTTCGCTACTCATCGGTTCAGGATCCTTTGATTGTCAGCGCTTCATTCACGAGCGCTTCTTGTTGTGCTTTGTGCTGGCTGGCCAGACCTGTCGCCGGAGAGGCCGCAGTGGCACGGCCAGCATAGATGGGACGGGTCTGTTTGGCGCCAATGCGCTCCAGCACCCATTCGAGGTTGGGTTCGATGAAGGTCCAGGCGCCCTGGTTCTTAGGCTCTTCCTGGCACCAGACCATTTCCGCGTTCTTGAACCGCTCCAGCTCTTTCACGGCAGATTGCGCCGGGAAGGGATAGAACTGCTCGAAGCGCAGAAGGTAGACATCGTCGATCCCGCGCGCATCGCGTTCTTCCAGAAGGTCGTAGTAG
Above is a window of Sulfitobacter sp. HNIBRBA3233 DNA encoding:
- a CDS encoding MAPEG family protein → MTAELTALTLAALLQCVQFALYAVPANRELGPGYTMSARDRDPSRSLSDKTARLGRAFDNHFEGLILFAIAVGVVQMSGQNTALTAACAWAYLVARVLYVPAYAFGLRPWRSLIWMVGFFATLIMLLAALF
- a CDS encoding MAPEG family protein, which produces MTELEALVAYGLLTALTVVWQATGSLGQLGIAYLMGARDEQRPVKGVAARLNRALNNAITAMALFAPAVLLILVTDQSTPASTLAATVFFIARLIYLPAYAFAITGVRTLAWAAGFAATVSLYLLAL
- the odhB gene encoding 2-oxoglutarate dehydrogenase complex dihydrolipoyllysine-residue succinyltransferase, translated to MSSEVRVPTLGESVTEATVATWFKKPGDTVAVDEMLCELETDKVTVEVPSPVAGKLEDIIAQEGETVGVDALLATVAEGDSGSDAAPKAKEAAREDDAKGQAPRDAVEGEDTAHADEGGSGGSDVDVMVPTLGESVSEATVSTWFKKVGDTVAQDEMLCELETDKVSVEVPAPAAGTLTEILAEEGSTVEASAKLAVISSGDGAKASAPAHEEAPAPAAKKSESSGKDIEDAPSAKKAMAEAGLSRDDVTGTGRDGRIMKEDVAKALEAGKSAPAAAPAQAPRAPVSADDESREERVKMTRLRQTIAKRLKDSQNTAAMLTTYNEVDMTEVMALRNEYKDLFLKKHGVKLGFMSFFTKACCHALREVPEVNAEIDGTDVVYKNFVHMGIAAGTPQGLVVPVIRDADSMSFAEIEKAIADKGARARDGKLSMAEMQGGTFTISNGGVYGSLMSSPILNPPQSGILGMHKIQDRPMAINGEVVIRPMMYLALSYDHRIVDGKGAVTFLVRVKEALEDPRRLLMDL